The Girardinichthys multiradiatus isolate DD_20200921_A chromosome 24, DD_fGirMul_XY1, whole genome shotgun sequence genome has a window encoding:
- the LOC124861452 gene encoding gastrula zinc finger protein XlCGF57.1-like, protein MNSGKKSSSLRNIWSKKLEGSRSSNSGRTQQRKRHQMMDDVFQPRLVLPADVKEEAPEEQSPDVDQQEPEPLQIKEEQEELWTSQEGEQLTVKEETDTRFPLTAAPIKNVKEEAPEEQSPDMDQQELELLHIKEESEGIWTSQDGEQLNVKEETDDTRFPLTVVHMKSEEDEEKPLFSQLHQHQTEDRNLLSSSSGDQIKAEIKEEDCWTAETSINPDLNTHGGSSNYSLTKDGEDDEEDDDVKHHESELNCLSDSETKDSEDDWKESRTPGSDRNTVNKSLSCSECGGKFANRRSLQSHMTCHPRLTSSDCSSNETCFREKKIIDSLTKVQKGVKKFNCGECGQGFIKKYNLTQHTKVHTGEKPFSCDACGKRFAYKSDLNKHMKIHTGDEPFGCDVCGKRFCYKSVLKKHMRIHTGDKPFSCDACGKSFVQKSTLDKHMRIHTGDKPFGCDACGKRFCYKSELNIHMRIHTGDKPFSCDACGKRFVFMSQLNRHMRIHTGDKPFGCDVCGKSFVRKSTLDKHMSIHTGDKPFGCDACGKRFCYKSELNTHMRIHTGDKPFSCDACGKRFVFMSQLNTHMRIHTGDKPFGCDVCGKGFVRKSTLDKHMSIHTGDKPFGCDVCGKGFVRKSTLDKHMSIHTGD, encoded by the exons atgaactctggaaagaagtccagcagcttgaggaacatctggtcaaagaaactggagggaagcaggagctcaaacagcggcaggacgcagcagaggaagagacaccagatgatggatgatgttttccagcccagattag tgc TGCcagcagatgttaaagaagaggctcctgaagaacagagtcctgatgtGGATCAGCAGGAGCCAGAGCCCCTCcagataaaggaggaacaggaggaactctGGACCAGTCAGGAAGGAGAACAGCTCACTGTGAAGGAGGAGACTGATACCAGGTTTCCATTAACTGCAGCTCCTATCAAGA atgttaaagaagaggctcctgaagaacagagtcctgatatggaccagcaggagctggagctcctccacataaaggaggaaagtGAAGGAATCTGGACCAGCCAGGATGGAGAACAACTGAATGTGAAGGAGGAGACTGATGATACCAGGTTTCCATTAACTGTTGTTCATATGAAgagtgaagaggatgaagagaaacCTCTGTTCTCTCAGCTTCATCAACACCAAACAGAAGACAGAAATCTTCTAAGCAGCAGCTCAGGTGAccagataaaagcagaaattaaagaAGAGGACTGTTGGACAGCAGAAACCAGCATAAACCCAGATCTAAATACTCATGGAGGCTCTTCCAACTATTCACTGACTAAAGACggtgaagatgatgaagaggatgatgatgtgaagcatcaTGAATCTGAGCTTAATTGCTTATCAGACTCTGAAACTAAAGACAGTGAGGATgattggaaggagagcaggacTCCAGGGTCAGACAGAAACACTGTCAACAAATCTTTGAGCTGCTCTgagtgtggaggaaaatttgCTAACAGACGCTCTCTTCAGAGTCACATGACATGTCATCCAAGATTAACGTCTTCAGATTGTTCCAGTAATGAGACGTGTTTCAGAGAGAAGAAAATTATAGATTCACTGACAAAAGTCCAGAAAGgtgttaaaaagtttaattgtGGTGAGTGTGGTCAAGGTTTTAtcaagaaatataatttaacACAACACACAAAAGTCCATACTGGGGAgaaaccctttagttgtgatgcatgtggaaaaagatttgcctacaagtcagatttaaacaagcacatgaaaatccacacaggagatgaaccttttggttgtgatgtatgtggaaaaagattttgctacaagtcagttttaaaaaagcacatgagaatccacacaggagataaaccttttagttgtgatgcatgtggaaaaagcttTGTGCAGAAGTCAACTTTAgataaacacatgagaatccacacaggagataaaccttttggttgtgatgcatgtggaaaaaggttttgCTACAAGTCAGAAttaaacatacacatgagaattcacacaggagacaaaccttttagttgtgatgcatgtggaaaaagatttgtcttcATGTCAcaattaaacagacacatgagaatccacacaggagacaaaccctttggttgtgacGTATGTGGAAAAAGCTTTGTGCGGAAGTCAACTTTAGATAAACACATGAGtatccacacaggagataaaccttttggttgtgatgcatgtggaaaaagattttgctACAAGTCAGAATTAAACAcgcacatgagaattcacacaggagataaaccttttagttgtgatgcatgtggaaaaagatttgtcttcATGTCACAATTAAACAcgcacatgagaatccacacaggagacaaaccctttggttgtgatgtatgtggaaaaggCTTTGTGCGGAAGTCAACTTTAGATAAACACATGAgtatccacacaggagacaaaccctttggttgtgatgtatgtggaaaaggCTTTGTGCGGAAGTCAACTTTAGATAAACACATGAGTATCCACACAGGAGACTAA